A DNA window from Actinomadura luzonensis contains the following coding sequences:
- a CDS encoding DUF2243 domain-containing protein, whose amino-acid sequence MTEKQTAAPAADRDRRRIALPGVVLGVGLGGFVDGILLHQILQWHHMLSSTGTDRLGVPAYPVTTVPGLRMNTLWDGLFHTFTWLAVLTGLGLLYSRVTASRGRVWRSRALWGWILAGWGLFNLVEGIVDHQLLGIHHVRTGPYQLWWDLGFLLLGVLLTAGGWALQRGARVLDLCAPRPAPGAPGGPRP is encoded by the coding sequence GTGACGGAGAAGCAGACGGCCGCGCCGGCCGCCGACCGCGACCGGCGCCGCATCGCGCTGCCCGGCGTGGTCCTCGGGGTCGGGCTCGGCGGGTTCGTGGACGGGATCCTGCTGCACCAGATCCTGCAGTGGCATCACATGCTGAGCAGCACCGGCACCGACCGCCTCGGCGTGCCCGCCTATCCGGTCACCACCGTGCCCGGGCTGCGGATGAACACCCTGTGGGACGGCCTGTTCCACACCTTCACCTGGCTGGCGGTGCTGACCGGCCTCGGCCTGCTCTACTCCCGCGTCACCGCCTCGCGCGGGCGGGTGTGGCGCTCGCGGGCCCTGTGGGGCTGGATTCTCGCCGGGTGGGGGCTGTTCAACCTGGTGGAGGGCATCGTCGATCACCAGCTGCTGGGCATCCACCACGTGCGGACGGGGCCGTACCAGCTCTGGTGGGACCTCGGGTTCCTGCTGCTCGGCGTGCTGCTGACGGCCGGGGGCTGGGCGCTGCAGCGCGGGGCGCGGGTGCTCGACCTGTGCGCGCCCCGCCCGGCGCCGGGCGCGCCGGGCGGCCCGCGACCGTGA
- a CDS encoding cytochrome c oxidase assembly protein, with translation MTHHHEHGAAALPVPLLALAVTALYLAAAARTPGWSRWRAAAFTAGAALAASALSGPLAALAAADFRGHMLQHLLLAMLAPLGLVLGAPVTLLLRALPRRYARRLGGLLRARGPHLLAHPVTALALSTGGMIVLYCTPLYRATTTTPWLHDLAHAHFLLSGCLFAWVIAGPDPAPRRPSVPVRLVVLGVAVAAHAGLSQLMYAGLWVDLPVPAAQRTGAAEIMYYGGDVAELLLALALVAGWRPVRRAAWAVREGG, from the coding sequence GTGACGCACCACCACGAGCACGGCGCCGCCGCGCTGCCGGTGCCGCTGCTCGCCCTCGCGGTCACGGCGCTCTACCTGGCGGCGGCGGCCAGGACGCCGGGCTGGAGCCGGTGGCGGGCCGCCGCGTTCACGGCGGGCGCCGCGCTCGCCGCGTCCGCCCTGAGCGGCCCGCTCGCCGCGCTCGCCGCGGCGGACTTCCGCGGGCACATGCTCCAGCACCTGCTCCTCGCCATGCTGGCGCCCCTGGGGCTGGTCCTCGGCGCGCCGGTGACGCTGCTCCTGCGCGCGCTGCCCCGCCGGTACGCGCGCCGGCTCGGCGGCCTGCTGCGCGCCCGCGGGCCGCACCTGCTCGCGCACCCGGTCACCGCGCTGGCGCTGAGCACCGGCGGGATGATCGTCCTCTACTGCACGCCGCTCTACCGCGCCACCACCACGACGCCGTGGCTGCACGACCTGGCGCACGCGCACTTCCTGCTGTCGGGGTGCCTGTTCGCGTGGGTGATCGCCGGGCCGGACCCCGCGCCGCGCCGCCCCTCCGTGCCGGTGCGGCTGGTGGTGCTGGGCGTGGCCGTGGCGGCGCACGCGGGGCTGTCGCAGCTCATGTACGCCGGGCTCTGGGTGGACCTGCCGGTGCCGGCCGCGCAGCGCACCGGGGCGGCCGAGATCATGTACTACGGCGGCGACGTCGCCGAGCTGCTGCTGGCGCTCGCCCTGGTCGCGGGGTGGCGGCCGGTCCGCCGGGCGGCCTGGGCCGTGCGGGAAGGGGGCTAG
- a CDS encoding helix-turn-helix transcriptional regulator, with product MSASHDRPSTWTFLTHHARVLLEIARDPEVRLRDIAASIGITERAVQGIVSDLHDAGYVARERVGRRNRYTLNLDQAFRYPTEADLPVRLLIDMFTQRDHLPAGDGAAS from the coding sequence GTGAGCGCCTCGCACGACCGCCCGTCCACCTGGACCTTCCTCACCCACCACGCGCGGGTGCTGCTGGAGATCGCGCGGGATCCCGAGGTGCGCCTGCGCGACATCGCGGCCAGCATCGGCATCACCGAGCGGGCCGTGCAGGGCATCGTGTCCGACCTGCACGACGCCGGGTACGTGGCGCGCGAGCGCGTGGGCCGGCGCAACCGCTACACCCTCAACCTCGACCAGGCCTTCCGCTACCCGACCGAGGCCGACCTGCCGGTCCGGCTGCTCATCGACATGTTCACCCAGCGCGACCACCTGCCCGCCGGGGACGGCGCCGCCTCCTAG
- a CDS encoding SigB/SigF/SigG family RNA polymerase sigma factor, whose product MAVLDITFEEMTAEQLLVEMNRPETSDLQQVRIRERLVDMYNGLVNEVTRRYYHRGEPMEDLRQAAYVGLMKAINGFDPDLGHEFRGYAMITMVGEVKRHFRDRTWAIRVPRVYQERRLELNKATAELTQTLGHAPTVAELAAKMGISEEDVLLTLDASSAYNTLSLDAPVGGEEDAADLGDFIPAQDDALDNMLGAHAVKPLIDALPERERNILLMRFYGNMTQSEIAAEFGISQMHVSRILRAVLAKLRKALQD is encoded by the coding sequence ATGGCAGTCCTGGACATCACATTCGAAGAGATGACGGCCGAGCAGCTTCTGGTCGAGATGAACCGGCCGGAGACCTCCGACCTGCAGCAGGTCCGGATCCGCGAGCGTCTGGTGGACATGTACAACGGCCTCGTCAACGAGGTCACCCGCCGCTACTACCACCGCGGCGAGCCGATGGAGGACCTGCGCCAGGCGGCGTACGTCGGCTTGATGAAGGCCATCAACGGCTTCGACCCCGACCTCGGGCACGAGTTCCGCGGCTACGCCATGATCACCATGGTCGGCGAGGTCAAGCGCCACTTCCGCGACCGCACGTGGGCGATCCGGGTGCCCCGCGTGTACCAGGAGCGCCGCCTGGAGCTCAACAAGGCCACCGCCGAGCTCACCCAGACCCTCGGCCACGCGCCGACCGTCGCCGAGCTCGCCGCCAAGATGGGCATCTCCGAGGAGGACGTGCTCCTCACGCTCGACGCGTCCTCGGCGTACAACACGCTGTCGCTGGACGCGCCGGTCGGCGGCGAGGAGGACGCGGCCGACCTCGGCGACTTCATCCCCGCCCAGGACGACGCGCTGGACAACATGCTCGGCGCGCACGCGGTCAAGCCGCTCATCGACGCGCTGCCGGAGCGGGAGCGCAACATCCTGCTCATGCGTTTCTACGGCAACATGACCCAGTCCGAGATCGCCGCGGAGTTCGGCATCTCCCAGATGCACGTCTCCCGCATCCTGCGGGCCGTCCTCGCCAAGCTGCGCAAGGCGCTGCAGGACTGA
- a CDS encoding sigma 54 modulation/S30EA ribosomal C-terminal domain-containing protein, with product MTRRHPPTPLEPADVRVKTRGTIRGDDVEHARLTVAALTRLAHGPVLDARVKLTAGPGAGPGGERPCTAQANLDVNGRPVRAQAVAASAHQAIHLLHDRLRVRLRRDARGWENPRGHVPGAPGAPGDREWQRGGAPRRPLPYAARPIGERRVVRHKTYALNKLDPDEAAAEMERLDYDFHLFTEATTGVDSFLRRAGGGYRLAQVTPRLTAAPEPITLSPAPAPRLTAEEAVARLEATGLPFVFFANAGTGRGHVLYHRYDGDYGLLAAAG from the coding sequence ATGACCCGCCGCCACCCGCCCACCCCACTCGAACCCGCCGACGTGCGCGTCAAGACCCGGGGCACGATCCGCGGCGACGACGTCGAGCACGCCCGGCTGACCGTGGCCGCCCTGACCCGGCTGGCGCACGGGCCGGTCCTCGACGCCCGGGTCAAGCTGACCGCCGGCCCCGGCGCCGGACCCGGCGGGGAGCGGCCGTGCACGGCGCAGGCGAACCTCGACGTCAACGGCCGCCCGGTGCGCGCCCAGGCGGTGGCCGCCTCCGCGCACCAGGCGATCCACCTGCTGCACGACCGGCTGCGCGTGCGGCTGCGCCGCGACGCCCGCGGCTGGGAGAACCCGCGCGGCCATGTCCCCGGCGCCCCCGGCGCCCCCGGCGACCGCGAGTGGCAGCGGGGCGGCGCGCCGCGCAGGCCGCTGCCGTACGCCGCGCGCCCGATCGGCGAGCGCAGGGTGGTGCGGCACAAGACGTACGCGCTGAACAAGCTGGACCCGGACGAGGCCGCCGCCGAGATGGAGCGGCTGGACTACGACTTCCACCTGTTCACCGAGGCCACGACGGGCGTGGACAGCTTCCTGCGCCGCGCGGGCGGCGGCTACCGGCTGGCCCAGGTCACGCCCCGGCTGACGGCGGCGCCCGAGCCGATCACGCTCAGCCCCGCCCCGGCGCCCCGGCTCACCGCCGAGGAGGCGGTCGCCCGGCTGGAGGCGACCGGTCTGCCGTTCGTCTTCTTCGCCAACGCCGGCACCGGGCGCGGCCACGTCCTGTACCACCGCTACGACGGCGACTACGGGCTGCTGGCCGCCGCAGGCTGA
- a CDS encoding CapA family protein, which yields MSVTLALAGDAMLGRGVAEQLDRTAKPAAFFPAELRDRLADADFFLLNLQCCVSARGSPWRAPGKRFHFRAPPQAADLLAGLGVRCVTLANDHALDFGYDALRDTRRHLERRGIRCVGAGEDVTEARRPAQFEVGGRTLAVVAFADRPASFAATGSRPGIAYADLGAGTPAWVRESVAGLRRRTGTVLVSPHWGPDMAGAPLPYVRTAAGELLEAGATLVAGHAAHVFQGVEPPVLYDLGDFLDDYAVHPLLRNDLGLLWLVTLDERGPVRVSALPLRLGHARTRPAAGDDLRWIRHRLTAACARLGTPVREERGELIVELRPPAAAPREPAATHEPAVAHEPAATHEPAATHEPVTPSREPVTEPRAHGGGTS from the coding sequence ATGAGCGTCACGCTGGCCTTGGCGGGGGACGCGATGCTCGGCCGCGGCGTGGCCGAGCAGCTCGACCGCACCGCGAAACCGGCCGCCTTCTTCCCGGCCGAGCTGCGCGACCGGCTCGCCGACGCCGACTTCTTCCTGCTCAACCTGCAGTGCTGCGTCTCGGCCAGGGGCTCGCCCTGGCGCGCGCCCGGCAAGCGCTTCCACTTCCGCGCGCCGCCGCAGGCCGCCGACCTGCTGGCCGGGCTGGGCGTGCGCTGCGTCACGCTGGCCAACGACCACGCCCTCGACTTCGGCTACGACGCCCTCCGCGACACCCGCCGCCACCTGGAGCGGCGCGGCATCCGCTGCGTGGGCGCGGGCGAGGACGTGACCGAGGCCCGCCGCCCGGCCCAGTTCGAGGTGGGCGGGCGCACCCTCGCCGTGGTGGCCTTCGCCGACCGGCCCGCGAGCTTCGCCGCCACCGGCTCGCGGCCCGGCATCGCCTACGCCGACCTCGGCGCCGGCACGCCCGCCTGGGTGCGCGAGAGCGTCGCGGGCCTGCGGCGGCGCACCGGCACGGTGCTGGTCTCGCCGCACTGGGGGCCGGACATGGCGGGCGCGCCCCTGCCGTACGTGCGCACGGCGGCCGGCGAGCTGCTGGAGGCCGGGGCCACGCTGGTCGCCGGCCACGCGGCGCACGTCTTCCAGGGGGTCGAGCCGCCCGTCCTGTACGACCTCGGCGACTTCCTCGACGACTACGCCGTGCACCCGCTCCTGCGCAACGACCTCGGCCTGCTGTGGCTGGTCACGCTGGACGAGCGCGGCCCGGTGCGGGTGAGCGCCCTGCCGCTGCGGCTCGGCCACGCCCGTACCCGGCCGGCCGCCGGCGACGACCTGCGGTGGATCCGGCACCGCCTCACCGCGGCCTGCGCCCGGCTCGGCACGCCCGTACGGGAGGAGCGCGGCGAGCTGATCGTCGAGCTCCGCCCGCCCGCCGCCGCACCCCGCGAACCCGCCGCCACCCACGAGCCCGCCGTCGCCCACGAGCCCGCCGCCACCCACGAGCCCGCCGCCACCCACGAGCCCGTCACCCCGTCTCGCGAGCCCGTCACCGAGCCACGCGCCCACGGAGGAGGCACCTCATGA
- a CDS encoding cytochrome P450 → MTEIQEFPMPRAAACPFDPPPALRDLAEEGPLTRVRLWDGSTPWLVTRYAEQRALLADPRVSSDVRLPGYPLQAPRLAESVGISFILMDDPEHHRLRRMVQAPFTVRRVEAMRPAVQRIVDDLIDGLLAGPKPVDLVEAFALPVPSLVICELLGVPYADHGFFQDNSKTVIRRDASPEERTAAGKRLFAYLDDLVGRKLAEPADDLLSQLTARVRDGELTRQEAAQMGVLLLIAGHETTANMIALGTLALLENPAQLALLRAGGDDPELVAGAVEELLRYLNITHSGRRRVALADIEVDGQVIRAGEGMIMANDVGNRDPRVFPGNPDELDLRRDDARRHVAFGFGVHQCLGQPLARMELQVVYGTLYRRIPTLRLATALGQVPFKHDGQVYGVYELPVTW, encoded by the coding sequence TTGACCGAGATCCAGGAGTTCCCCATGCCGCGGGCGGCCGCGTGCCCGTTCGACCCGCCGCCCGCCCTGCGCGACCTGGCGGAGGAGGGCCCGCTCACCCGGGTCCGGCTGTGGGACGGCAGCACGCCCTGGCTGGTCACCCGCTACGCCGAGCAGCGGGCGCTGCTGGCCGACCCCCGCGTCAGCTCCGACGTGCGGCTGCCCGGCTACCCGCTCCAGGCGCCCCGCCTGGCCGAGAGCGTCGGCATCAGCTTCATCCTCATGGACGACCCCGAGCACCACCGGCTGCGCCGCATGGTGCAGGCCCCGTTCACGGTCCGGCGGGTGGAGGCGATGCGCCCGGCCGTGCAGCGCATCGTGGACGACCTCATCGACGGCCTGCTGGCCGGGCCGAAGCCGGTGGATCTGGTGGAGGCGTTCGCGCTGCCGGTGCCGTCGCTGGTGATCTGCGAGCTGCTCGGCGTCCCGTACGCCGACCACGGCTTCTTCCAGGACAACAGCAAGACCGTCATCCGGCGCGACGCCTCCCCCGAGGAGCGGACGGCTGCCGGGAAGCGGCTGTTCGCGTACCTGGACGACCTGGTGGGGCGCAAGCTCGCCGAGCCCGCCGACGACCTGCTGTCCCAGCTGACCGCCCGCGTCAGGGACGGCGAGCTGACCCGGCAGGAGGCGGCGCAGATGGGCGTGCTGCTGCTGATCGCCGGGCACGAGACCACCGCGAACATGATCGCCCTCGGCACGCTCGCGCTGCTGGAGAACCCCGCCCAGCTCGCCCTGCTGCGCGCCGGCGGCGACGACCCCGAGCTGGTCGCCGGGGCGGTGGAGGAGCTGCTGCGCTACCTCAACATCACCCACAGCGGACGCCGCCGGGTGGCCCTCGCCGACATCGAGGTCGACGGCCAGGTCATCCGCGCCGGCGAAGGCATGATCATGGCCAACGACGTCGGCAACCGCGACCCCCGCGTCTTCCCCGGCAACCCCGACGAGCTGGACCTGCGCCGCGACGACGCCCGCCGGCACGTCGCCTTCGGCTTCGGCGTGCACCAGTGCCTGGGCCAGCCGCTGGCCCGCATGGAGCTGCAGGTCGTCTACGGCACCCTCTACCGCCGCATCCCGACCCTGCGCCTGGCCACCGCGCTCGGGCAGGTCCCGTTCAAGCACGACGGCCAGGTCTACGGGGTCTACGAGCTGCCGGTCACCTGGTGA
- a CDS encoding flavin reductase family protein — translation MNAAHVAIEPSILYFGTPVVLLSTENEDGTANLAPMSSAWALGQVVVLGLGAEGQTAHNLRSRPDVVINLPAPHQWAAVERLAPLTGRHPVPAGKPDGCRFEPDKFGAAGLRAEPSHTVRPPRAAECPIQLEARAERVRPGVSGGFVIAEAVVTKVHADPRVVVPGTDHVDPAAWSPLIYNFRHYFGLGPELGHSYRSRTPRRVAAG, via the coding sequence ATGAACGCAGCTCACGTGGCGATCGAGCCTTCCATCCTGTACTTCGGCACCCCCGTCGTGCTCCTGTCCACCGAGAACGAGGACGGCACGGCCAACCTCGCGCCGATGTCCTCAGCGTGGGCCCTCGGCCAGGTGGTCGTGCTGGGGCTGGGCGCGGAGGGCCAGACCGCGCACAACCTCCGCAGCCGGCCCGACGTGGTGATCAACCTGCCCGCCCCGCACCAGTGGGCAGCGGTGGAGCGGCTGGCCCCGCTCACCGGCCGCCACCCGGTGCCGGCGGGCAAGCCCGACGGGTGCCGGTTCGAGCCCGACAAGTTCGGCGCGGCCGGGCTGCGCGCCGAGCCGTCGCACACCGTGCGCCCGCCCCGGGCGGCCGAGTGCCCGATCCAGCTGGAGGCGCGGGCCGAGCGGGTACGGCCGGGCGTCTCGGGCGGGTTCGTCATCGCCGAGGCGGTCGTCACCAAGGTGCACGCCGACCCGCGCGTCGTCGTCCCCGGCACCGACCACGTGGACCCGGCCGCCTGGAGCCCGCTCATCTACAACTTCCGCCACTACTTCGGGCTCGGCCCCGAGCTGGGCCACTCCTACCGCAGCCGGACCCCGCGACGGGTGGCCGCCGGGTGA
- a CDS encoding trypsin-like serine peptidase — MHRRVALLSAAAIALTGALAPAPAQATGQVTGQVTGQMTGQATGQATARAASAQAAGSALDHGPVGWSGADTSSERRTVLSYWTPQRMLAARPLDTPAPRRSTQSGPTQGTPWATRGASYSAPSSTPSTTTQGRPYAVRPVAAERAAEVLNNSPGLRWVDGGAVTRTVGRVFFTTADGQNSACSGTAVTSANESVVITAGHCVKLNGAAHRNWVFVPGFDNGRRPFGTWVATALLTTQQWNAGEDINFDVAAAVVAPLQGRTLTDVVGGQGVAFNQPRRRQMFAFGYPAAAPFDGSRLIYCSGRAIDDTVQTRDLGLRCNMTGGSSGGPWFAGFNGSTGQGWLNSVNSFKYDFAQNFMFGPFFGNEAMAVYRAAQNVGAQ, encoded by the coding sequence ATGCACCGCAGAGTCGCCCTGCTCTCCGCCGCCGCGATCGCCTTGACCGGCGCCCTGGCCCCGGCCCCAGCCCAGGCGACCGGCCAGGTGACCGGCCAGGTGACCGGCCAGATGACCGGCCAGGCGACCGGCCAGGCGACCGCACGGGCGGCCTCGGCCCAGGCGGCCGGCAGCGCCCTCGACCACGGCCCCGTCGGCTGGTCGGGCGCGGACACCTCGTCGGAACGCAGGACCGTCCTGTCGTACTGGACCCCGCAGCGCATGCTGGCCGCGCGCCCCTTGGACACCCCCGCGCCCCGCCGCTCCACCCAGTCGGGCCCGACCCAGGGCACCCCGTGGGCGACCCGGGGAGCGTCCTACTCCGCGCCCTCTTCCACGCCCTCCACGACCACGCAGGGCCGCCCGTACGCGGTCCGCCCGGTCGCGGCCGAGCGCGCGGCCGAGGTGCTGAACAACAGCCCCGGCCTGCGCTGGGTGGACGGCGGCGCGGTGACCAGGACCGTCGGCCGGGTGTTCTTCACCACGGCCGACGGCCAGAACTCGGCCTGCTCCGGCACCGCCGTGACCAGCGCCAACGAGAGCGTCGTGATCACCGCCGGACACTGCGTGAAGCTGAACGGCGCGGCGCACCGCAACTGGGTGTTCGTGCCGGGCTTCGACAACGGCCGCCGCCCGTTCGGGACGTGGGTGGCCACCGCCCTGCTGACCACCCAGCAGTGGAACGCCGGCGAGGACATCAACTTCGACGTGGCCGCCGCCGTGGTCGCCCCGCTCCAGGGCCGCACGCTGACGGACGTGGTGGGCGGCCAGGGGGTGGCCTTCAACCAGCCGCGCAGGCGGCAGATGTTCGCCTTCGGCTACCCGGCGGCGGCCCCGTTCGACGGCTCGCGGCTGATCTACTGCAGCGGGCGGGCCATCGACGACACCGTCCAGACCAGGGACCTCGGGCTGCGCTGCAACATGACCGGCGGCTCCAGCGGCGGGCCGTGGTTCGCCGGCTTCAACGGCTCCACCGGGCAGGGCTGGCTGAACTCGGTCAACAGCTTCAAGTACGACTTCGCGCAGAACTTCATGTTCGGCCCGTTCTTCGGCAACGAGGCCATGGCCGTCTACCGGGCGGCGCAGAACGTCGGCGCCCAGTGA
- a CDS encoding LysE family translocator, producing MPIDPHLLALFGLTTLIAMITPGPDMLFVLGCGMRGGPRAGLLATAGVATSEAIHVAVAAAGLAALFEAVPVAFTVVRVAGAAYLIYLGVQMLRKRKGLDGELAAEGRGTVTGRRAFTSGLLTNLLNPKMVTFTIAFLPQFVNPALGQVWLQFAILGVILIALEFAVDGLVGVLAGRIGGWLRRRAAARRKVDVATGGIFIGLGVRLAVER from the coding sequence ATGCCTATCGACCCGCACCTCCTCGCGCTCTTCGGCCTGACGACGCTCATCGCCATGATCACGCCGGGTCCCGACATGCTCTTCGTCCTCGGCTGCGGCATGCGCGGCGGCCCCCGCGCCGGGCTGCTGGCCACGGCGGGCGTGGCGACCAGCGAGGCGATCCACGTCGCGGTGGCGGCGGCCGGGCTGGCGGCGTTGTTCGAGGCGGTGCCGGTGGCCTTCACCGTCGTACGGGTGGCGGGCGCCGCGTACCTCATCTACCTCGGCGTCCAGATGCTGCGCAAGCGCAAGGGCCTGGACGGCGAGCTGGCCGCCGAGGGCCGCGGCACGGTCACCGGCCGCCGCGCCTTCACCAGCGGCCTGCTCACCAACCTGCTCAACCCCAAGATGGTGACCTTCACCATCGCCTTCCTCCCGCAGTTCGTGAACCCGGCGCTCGGCCAGGTCTGGCTGCAGTTCGCGATCCTCGGGGTCATCCTCATCGCGCTGGAGTTCGCGGTGGACGGGCTGGTGGGCGTGCTCGCCGGGCGCATCGGCGGCTGGCTGCGCCGCCGCGCCGCCGCCCGCCGCAAGGTGGACGTGGCCACCGGCGGCATCTTCATCGGCCTCGGCGTGCGGCTGGCCGTCGAACGCTGA
- a CDS encoding maleylpyruvate isomerase family mycothiol-dependent enzyme, with protein MTDIFDDLTAECRRLDEVLTALTPEQWAAPSAAAGWTVADVVLHLAQTNDAAGVPADGPAKAFLEPDSAMDAVADAMVAAERGLPPAELLARWRTSAAAMTGRLRDQPPGTRLAWVRTPLSPRTLATTRIAEHWAHALDIAVPLGIPCPDTARLRHIAWLAHRTLPYAFAVEGLPDAPVHCDLTGPDGERWTFGDPAAPNRITGSAGEFCRVGARRLAPGRTSLSAEGPRAADALRVLRNYAA; from the coding sequence ATGACGGACATCTTCGATGACCTGACCGCCGAGTGCCGCCGGCTCGACGAGGTCCTCACCGCCCTCACCCCCGAGCAGTGGGCCGCGCCCTCCGCCGCCGCGGGCTGGACGGTCGCCGACGTCGTCCTCCACCTCGCCCAGACCAACGACGCGGCCGGCGTCCCCGCCGACGGGCCGGCCAAGGCGTTCCTGGAGCCGGACAGCGCCATGGACGCCGTCGCCGACGCCATGGTCGCCGCCGAGCGCGGCCTGCCGCCCGCCGAGCTGCTGGCCCGCTGGCGCACGTCCGCCGCCGCCATGACCGGGCGTCTCCGCGACCAGCCGCCGGGGACGCGCCTGGCCTGGGTGCGCACCCCGCTGTCGCCGCGCACCCTCGCCACCACCAGGATCGCCGAGCACTGGGCGCACGCCCTCGACATCGCCGTCCCGCTCGGCATTCCCTGTCCCGACACCGCCCGGCTGCGGCACATCGCCTGGCTGGCGCACCGCACGCTGCCGTACGCCTTCGCCGTCGAAGGGCTGCCCGACGCGCCCGTCCACTGCGACCTGACCGGCCCGGACGGGGAACGCTGGACCTTCGGAGACCCCGCCGCCCCCAACCGCATCACCGGATCTGCGGGGGAGTTCTGCCGAGTGGGCGCCCGGCGGCTCGCCCCCGGGCGGACGAGCCTGTCCGCCGAGGGCCCCCGAGCCGCCGACGCCCTCCGCGTGCTGCGCAACTACGCCGCCTGA
- a CDS encoding calcium-binding protein translates to MRNRIRAVRVAGLRALLVGAAAAAPLLALAGPAHAAGTVSNSGGRLVISSTTTNNAVTVSVSGSNLLVTNTLTTLSPGGTCVQVNANTVRCPAAGVADMSAVLSSGSDVFTNNTALPSLVFLGDGADFFIGGSGRDQVNAGSGNDSMSGNGGNDTLLGGAGTGDRASGGSGTDACTAEIEDTCES, encoded by the coding sequence ATGCGTAACCGCATCAGAGCCGTACGGGTCGCCGGGCTCCGCGCGCTCCTCGTCGGCGCCGCCGCCGCGGCGCCGCTGCTCGCCCTCGCCGGGCCCGCGCACGCCGCCGGCACCGTCAGCAACTCGGGCGGCCGGCTGGTCATCAGCTCGACCACGACCAACAACGCCGTCACCGTCAGCGTGTCCGGCTCCAATCTGCTCGTCACCAACACGCTCACCACGCTCTCGCCGGGAGGCACGTGCGTGCAGGTCAACGCCAACACGGTGCGGTGCCCGGCGGCGGGCGTCGCCGACATGAGCGCCGTGCTCAGCTCGGGCAGCGACGTCTTCACCAACAACACCGCCCTGCCGTCGCTCGTCTTCCTCGGCGATGGCGCCGACTTCTTCATCGGCGGCTCGGGACGCGACCAGGTCAACGCCGGGAGCGGGAACGACAGCATGAGCGGCAACGGCGGCAACGACACGCTGCTCGGCGGGGCGGGCACCGGGGACCGCGCCTCGGGCGGCTCCGGCACCGACGCCTGCACCGCCGAGATCGAGGACACCTGCGAGTCCTGA
- a CDS encoding MFS transporter: protein MPIGSLSRQRDFRLLLLGQTTAQLGAQLSGVAIPLLAVVTLDASPLQLGLVSASGTVAFALIGLPAGAWLDRCRRRPVLVAADLVRAVLLATIPVAASLGTLTVGHLIAVSLLAGVARVFFDVGYQSYLPSVVGRGGDLIAGNSAMETVRACGQVAGPGVGGWAVSVLGAANVVLAQAVTFAVSAVSLLAVRTREPAPAREPAAVRGFGRGRGGLGREIGEGLAFVLRNPVLRALALTGAAGNLAFALASAVSVVFLVRTLGLTPAGVGGVLAAGALAALAGAALTPWLARRAGSARIIWLSLAVTGPAGLLTPLAGPGWGVLLAVAGVAAGELGQIVYAITSVSLRQRLCPEELLGRVNATMRVLLMGLFPLGAVAGGALGEVAGPRGTLWLAGVLVLVSPLPVARALRGLRDAADARPWSR, encoded by the coding sequence ATGCCCATCGGCTCGCTCTCGCGGCAGCGCGACTTCCGCCTGCTGCTCCTCGGACAGACCACCGCCCAGCTCGGCGCGCAGCTCAGTGGCGTGGCGATCCCGCTGCTCGCCGTCGTCACCCTCGATGCCTCGCCGCTCCAGCTCGGCCTGGTCAGCGCGTCCGGCACGGTCGCGTTCGCGCTGATCGGGCTGCCCGCGGGGGCGTGGCTGGATCGGTGCCGGCGTCGTCCCGTGCTGGTCGCCGCCGACCTGGTCCGGGCCGTTCTGCTGGCGACGATCCCCGTGGCCGCGTCGCTCGGGACGCTCACCGTCGGGCACCTGATCGCCGTGTCCCTGCTGGCGGGCGTCGCGCGGGTGTTCTTCGACGTCGGGTACCAGAGTTACCTGCCGTCCGTCGTCGGGCGGGGCGGCGATCTCATCGCGGGGAACTCGGCGATGGAGACCGTACGGGCCTGCGGGCAGGTGGCGGGGCCGGGCGTCGGCGGGTGGGCGGTGAGCGTGCTGGGGGCGGCGAACGTCGTCCTGGCGCAGGCCGTCACGTTCGCCGTGAGCGCGGTGTCGCTGCTCGCCGTCCGCACCCGCGAGCCCGCCCCCGCCCGCGAGCCGGCCGCCGTCCGTGGGTTCGGCCGGGGGCGGGGTGGGCTGGGGCGGGAGATCGGGGAAGGGCTGGCGTTCGTGCTGCGTAACCCGGTGTTGCGGGCGCTCGCGCTCACCGGTGCGGCCGGGAACCTGGCGTTCGCGCTCGCCTCGGCGGTGAGCGTGGTGTTCCTGGTCCGCACGCTCGGGCTCACGCCCGCCGGCGTCGGCGGGGTGCTCGCCGCGGGGGCGCTCGCCGCGCTGGCGGGCGCGGCGCTCACGCCGTGGCTGGCCCGCCGGGCCGGCTCGGCCCGGATCATCTGGCTGTCCCTGGCCGTCACCGGCCCCGCCGGGCTGCTGACGCCGCTCGCGGGGCCCGGCTGGGGCGTGCTTCTCGCCGTGGCGGGCGTGGCCGCGGGCGAGCTGGGCCAGATCGTGTACGCGATCACCAGTGTCAGCCTGCGCCAGCGGCTGTGCCCGGAGGAGCTGCTGGGCCGGGTGAACGCCACCATGCGGGTGCTGCTCATGGGGCTGTTCCCGCTGGGCGCGGTGGCGGGCGGGGCACTGGGCGAGGTGGCCGGGCCGCGTGGCACGCTCTGGCTGGCCGGGGTGCTCGTCCTGGTGTCCCCGCTGCCGGTCGCGCGTGCGCTGCGCGGGCTGCGCGACGCCGCGGACGCCCGCCCCTGGTCCAGGTGA